The DNA segment ACAGAAACACCTGTACCGAGTCTCAGGGCGGTAAACCCGTGGGGCAAAGCAGCAGGGAGCAGGACCTCCCGCAGAATATCAATCCCTGAGCCTCCGAGAGATCGGACAGAATCATAGTATTTAGGATGAATGGATTTCACCCCATCCCGAGTGGTGACTAAAATCTGATACCCGAGAATAAGTGCTATCATGGCAATCTTGGACAGATCTCCAAGCCCAAATAAGAGCAGAAAAACAGGAAGTAATACTATCTTTGGCACTGGATAGGTCAGAAAAATGAACGGCGCGAAAAGCTGATCAATTTTTTTTACTGACCCCATGACAAGCCCTAAGGGAAAAGCGATACACCAGGCCAAGGCCATGGCTGAGACAGCACGATAGCCACTGACCAAAAAATGTTCCCAGAACAACTTGGTGGTGGTAGCAAAAAAGAAGAGACGCAACGCCTCTTCAGGGTGAGGCAGAATTATACCGCCCAAAGCAATCGCAGCCAGCTTCCAAAGACCAAGTAGAACCACAACGACAAATCCATAGTGCAGCAGTGATCGAAACCAGATCACCATACTTCCTCCACAGTGTGCCGAAGTTCTTTCAACAATTCAAAACATCCTTTGCTCTCTCGAATTGCAGCCTCTCCGAACCTGGGGTTATCGAACAAAGCCACAGGCCGGGCCGGGCGACCGGACATGACCATAATTCGTTTGCCGAGAACAACAGCCTCTTCCAAAGAGTGGGTCACCAGCACATAGGGAACCTTACGCTGCTGCCAGACGGCCAATAATGCATCCTGCAATCGTTCACGCGTCAAGGCATCGAGGGAAGAAAAAGGTTCATCCAGTAACATAAGACGGGGGCGGGAAACAAAAGCCCGTGCTATGGCTACCCGCTGCTGTTCTCCTCCACTCAAAGTCGCAGGAAAATCTTCATCGCGGCCAACAATTCCGACCTCGGCCAACTGTTCTCGTGCCCGCTCCAGACGTTCCGTTTTTGCCACACCCTGCACTTTCAACCCCAAGGCTACATTCTCAATAACACTCTTCCATGGGAGCAGCCCGTAGTCTTGTAAAATAATGGAGATATCAGGCGTCGGACCATTAATGGGCCGACCAGCCAGAGAAGCTGTTCCGGCATCAGGGGAAGACAATCCGCAGAGGAGATACAGCAATGTCGTCTTGCCGCACCCAGATGGTCCGACGACCGCCAAGGTTTCCTCTCTTCCCAGCGTGAAGGAAACCTCCTCCAAAACAGCCTCGCCGTGGTATGCTTTTCCCAGATTTGTTGCTGTCAGCATAGGTTATGGGATTATAGGTGACAGAATCAATTCATGGGGAATCATTTCCTGCAACAATCCCCTCTCCTTCATCCACG comes from the Pseudodesulfovibrio piezophilus C1TLV30 genome and includes:
- a CDS encoding ABC transporter ATP-binding protein, with product MLTATNLGKAYHGEAVLEEVSFTLGREETLAVVGPSGCGKTTLLYLLCGLSSPDAGTASLAGRPINGPTPDISIILQDYGLLPWKSVIENVALGLKVQGVAKTERLERAREQLAEVGIVGRDEDFPATLSGGEQQRVAIARAFVSRPRLMLLDEPFSSLDALTRERLQDALLAVWQQRKVPYVLVTHSLEEAVVLGKRIMVMSGRPARPVALFDNPRFGEAAIRESKGCFELLKELRHTVEEVW
- a CDS encoding ABC transporter permease, coding for MVIWFRSLLHYGFVVVVLLGLWKLAAIALGGIILPHPEEALRLFFFATTTKLFWEHFLVSGYRAVSAMALAWCIAFPLGLVMGSVKKIDQLFAPFIFLTYPVPKIVLLPVFLLLFGLGDLSKIAMIALILGYQILVTTRDGVKSIHPKYYDSVRSLGGSGIDILREVLLPAALPHGFTALRLGTGVSVAVLFFVESFATSRGLGYMIMDAWGAMDYLTMFTGIIGMSLMGAALYELANLMERKLCKWMFLRTKG